One Alkalicoccus halolimnae DNA segment encodes these proteins:
- a CDS encoding heptaprenylglyceryl phosphate synthase, protein MKAYHEWKHVFKLDPAKNIEDEALEKICESGTDAVIVGGTDGVTEDNTLDLLMRIRRYSVACVLEVSNLHSVVPGFDYYLIPSILNSRQTSWINGLHHRALKEFGHLIGDEEILAEGYCVLNPEAKVAHATDAVTDLSNDDIIAYARMTDRLFHMPIFYMEYSGTYGDPSVVSEVNEILEKSQLFYGGGIESSAQAEEMSRYADTIVVGNIIYEDLSKALKTVASVKK, encoded by the coding sequence ATGAAAGCGTATCATGAATGGAAACACGTCTTTAAATTGGATCCTGCCAAAAATATAGAAGATGAAGCACTGGAAAAAATATGTGAATCCGGCACGGACGCTGTAATTGTCGGTGGAACCGATGGTGTTACAGAGGATAATACACTGGATCTTCTAATGAGGATCAGACGCTACAGCGTTGCCTGCGTTCTCGAAGTGAGCAATCTGCACTCTGTTGTTCCTGGTTTTGATTACTATCTTATTCCCTCCATATTAAATTCCCGGCAGACTTCCTGGATTAATGGTCTTCACCACCGTGCTTTAAAAGAATTCGGCCATTTGATAGGGGACGAAGAAATCCTTGCGGAAGGGTACTGCGTTTTAAATCCGGAAGCGAAGGTGGCTCATGCAACGGATGCGGTAACGGATTTAAGCAATGACGATATTATTGCCTATGCGCGTATGACAGACCGGCTTTTTCATATGCCGATTTTTTATATGGAATACAGCGGTACTTACGGCGACCCTTCAGTCGTATCGGAAGTAAATGAGATTCTTGAAAAATCGCAGCTCTTTTATGGAGGAGGCATTGAAAGCTCCGCCCAGGCCGAAGAAATGAGCCGTTATGCTGATACAATTGTTGTAGGGAACATTATTTATGAAGATTTGTCCAAAGCATTAAAAACCGTAGCTTCTGTAAAAAAGTAG
- a CDS encoding YerC/YecD family TrpR-related protein, with protein MQIDKLRGKELDQLFEAILSLKDKEECYQFFDDLCTMNEIQSLAQRLEVARMLMEGDTYQRIEQETGASTATISRVKRCINYGNDGYKFTLDRVHAPQHYKD; from the coding sequence ATGCAAATTGATAAACTTCGCGGTAAAGAGCTGGATCAGCTTTTCGAAGCGATTTTAAGCCTGAAAGATAAAGAGGAATGCTATCAGTTTTTTGATGATCTCTGTACGATGAACGAAATCCAATCACTTGCGCAGCGACTGGAAGTAGCGAGAATGCTCATGGAAGGTGATACGTATCAGCGTATCGAGCAGGAAACAGGTGCAAGTACGGCAACGATTTCGCGTGTGAAACGCTGTATCAACTACGGAAACGACGGGTACAAGTTTACCCTCGACCGGGTTCATGCACCGCAGCATTATAAAGACTGA
- a CDS encoding ABC transporter ATP-binding protein → MAEKHPKPNFPLLEVEHFSFGFEEQALLKDLSFTLQKEAFTLVGGASGSGKSTLALCLNGLYPEAVEGWKQGSIRFRGKEAEEFEKGSLSQKIGVVFQDPESQFCMMKVEDELAFVLENQKVPSSAMEKKIDSVLEEIGMTAHKHDVIHELSGGQKQKIALASILLMQPELLVLDEPTANLDPVSSVEFIELVNSVQRERQCRVLIIEHQPDDWFPLLERVLLLGRNGSILADGSPYDIYRSKQMLFEEGIHIPLFMQPPETLVEKQNPDCREEILKVKGLAFFRGEKTILSDVDFQLNKGEFVAFAGENGAGKSTLLQLLARLIQPQKGHIVFDGKPLNDWGEGALRQKSGYVFQNPEHQFITDSVDEELSFGMLMNEKTDVKTRVELLLKKFHLKEHQHANPFSLSGGQKRRLSVAAMLDDTPDILFFDEPTFGQDAGTTEELMKMVTALQREGTTIIFVTHDMELVDRYCGRVLVLSGSRLAFNGEPEKLWGRQELLKQARLRLPFRKREEKAYGIVD, encoded by the coding sequence GTGGCAGAAAAGCATCCTAAGCCGAATTTTCCGCTTCTCGAAGTGGAACACTTTTCTTTCGGATTCGAAGAACAGGCGCTTCTTAAAGATTTATCCTTCACCCTGCAAAAGGAAGCATTCACTCTCGTCGGAGGAGCAAGCGGCTCAGGCAAAAGTACGCTTGCCCTTTGTTTGAACGGGCTTTATCCGGAAGCGGTGGAAGGGTGGAAACAAGGTTCTATCCGTTTTCGTGGAAAGGAAGCGGAAGAATTTGAAAAAGGCAGCCTCAGCCAGAAAATCGGCGTCGTATTTCAGGACCCGGAAAGTCAGTTCTGCATGATGAAAGTAGAAGATGAACTGGCGTTTGTTCTTGAAAATCAAAAAGTGCCCTCATCTGCAATGGAAAAAAAGATCGACAGTGTCCTGGAGGAAATAGGCATGACAGCTCATAAACATGACGTCATTCATGAACTATCCGGAGGACAGAAACAGAAAATTGCGCTTGCGTCGATTCTCTTGATGCAGCCGGAACTGCTCGTTCTCGATGAACCCACGGCCAATCTTGATCCGGTTTCAAGCGTGGAATTTATTGAACTCGTAAATAGCGTTCAAAGAGAGAGGCAGTGCCGTGTCCTTATCATTGAACATCAGCCGGATGACTGGTTTCCCCTTCTTGAAAGGGTATTGCTTCTTGGCAGAAACGGTTCCATTCTGGCTGATGGTTCTCCTTACGACATTTATCGTTCAAAGCAGATGCTTTTTGAAGAAGGGATTCACATTCCGCTTTTTATGCAGCCTCCTGAAACGCTTGTTGAAAAGCAAAATCCTGACTGCAGGGAGGAGATATTGAAAGTGAAAGGTCTGGCTTTTTTCAGAGGAGAAAAAACAATCCTGTCCGATGTGGATTTCCAACTGAATAAAGGAGAATTTGTGGCCTTTGCAGGCGAAAACGGCGCCGGGAAATCTACACTCCTGCAGCTGCTGGCCAGGCTGATCCAGCCTCAAAAAGGGCACATCGTTTTCGATGGGAAGCCGTTAAATGATTGGGGAGAAGGAGCTCTCCGCCAAAAAAGCGGCTATGTATTTCAAAATCCGGAACATCAGTTTATAACAGATTCGGTCGACGAAGAATTATCTTTTGGTATGCTGATGAATGAAAAAACAGATGTGAAAACACGAGTGGAGCTGCTGTTAAAGAAGTTTCATCTAAAGGAACATCAGCATGCCAATCCCTTTTCATTAAGCGGGGGCCAAAAAAGACGGCTGAGTGTGGCTGCGATGCTTGATGACACCCCTGATATTCTCTTCTTTGATGAACCTACATTTGGGCAGGATGCAGGAACGACAGAAGAATTAATGAAAATGGTCACGGCTCTGCAAAGAGAGGGAACCACCATTATATTTGTCACTCATGATATGGAGCTGGTCGACCGGTACTGCGGAAGAGTGCTCGTGCTCTCAGGAAGCAGGCTGGCTTTTAACGGGGAACCGGAAAAACTTTGGGGAAGACAGGAGCTTTTAAAGCAGGCACGACTGCGTCTGCCGTTTAGGAAAAGGGAGGAAAAAGCCTATGGTATCGTCGATTAA
- a CDS encoding adenine deaminase C-terminal domain-containing protein, with product MGKGFSHYWTKKQIRKQMAAVREDVPPTMIIKDVTYLNSMRKTWLKANIWIYYDRIIYIGRAMPENLEGTEIVEAAGKYAVPGYIEHHAHPFQLYQPLSLAKFAAERGTTTIVGDNLPFFLHLPREKALPLLETLQRTPACLLWFARFDPQTEMQNESEIFSYANIHHWLSHPYVVQGGELTDWPRVLKGDDQMLHSMLETKDLRKPIEGHLPGAGEKTLTQMALLGVDGDHESMTASDVFARLDTGLTASLRYSSIRPDLPNLLRELHEQGLDTYESLLMTTDGSPPHFMKHGMMEHLIQLALDEGVPFIDAVHMVSWNVAKHFYMDDVLGILAPGRLANINLLDSKEDPFPSEVLAKGTWVRKNNTPCFPETKIDWGEHGFQPLEIDWELKESDFHFSMPLGIEMQNEVIMKPYQISSNLMVDTLPENSDECFMVMIDRNGKWNVSTLLKGFAENLYGFASSFSNTGDIILIGKSKQGMEKAFDALKRNKGGIVVVEEDEKETKVDLAIGGMFSDLHFEEGLVEQEERLRNVLKEKGYKFTDPVYSLLFFSATHLPFVRITQKGIIDVKKKRVLFPALMR from the coding sequence ATGGGAAAAGGATTTTCTCACTATTGGACGAAAAAACAGATCAGAAAACAAATGGCGGCTGTGCGTGAAGATGTGCCTCCGACAATGATTATTAAAGACGTTACATATTTAAACAGTATGCGTAAAACGTGGCTGAAAGCGAATATATGGATTTATTATGACAGGATTATTTATATCGGCAGGGCAATGCCGGAAAATCTGGAAGGAACAGAAATTGTAGAAGCAGCAGGTAAGTATGCGGTCCCAGGCTACATTGAGCATCACGCGCACCCATTTCAGCTCTATCAGCCTCTGTCCCTGGCGAAATTCGCGGCTGAACGGGGAACCACTACTATCGTAGGCGATAATCTGCCTTTCTTTTTACATCTTCCCAGGGAAAAAGCTCTTCCTCTTTTGGAAACTCTGCAGCGGACTCCGGCATGCCTGCTCTGGTTTGCGCGATTTGATCCGCAGACAGAAATGCAGAACGAATCAGAGATTTTTTCCTATGCCAACATTCACCATTGGCTGTCCCATCCTTATGTAGTGCAGGGGGGAGAATTAACGGATTGGCCTCGTGTGTTAAAAGGGGACGACCAGATGCTGCACAGCATGCTGGAAACGAAAGATCTGCGTAAACCGATCGAAGGACATCTTCCGGGTGCTGGAGAAAAAACACTGACACAGATGGCACTTCTCGGAGTCGACGGGGACCATGAATCGATGACGGCCTCTGACGTATTTGCCCGTCTGGACACGGGACTCACAGCCTCACTGCGGTACTCCTCGATCCGGCCTGATCTGCCTAATCTGCTCCGTGAACTTCATGAACAGGGGCTGGATACTTATGAGTCGCTGCTGATGACAACAGACGGATCCCCTCCTCATTTTATGAAGCATGGAATGATGGAGCACCTCATACAGCTTGCACTGGATGAAGGGGTCCCGTTTATTGATGCCGTGCATATGGTTTCCTGGAATGTTGCCAAACATTTTTATATGGATGATGTTTTAGGAATTCTGGCACCGGGAAGGCTTGCCAATATTAATCTGCTTGACAGTAAAGAGGACCCTTTTCCTTCCGAAGTGCTGGCTAAAGGAACGTGGGTAAGAAAAAATAATACTCCCTGCTTCCCGGAAACAAAAATAGACTGGGGAGAACACGGTTTCCAGCCGCTCGAGATTGATTGGGAACTAAAAGAGAGCGATTTTCATTTCTCCATGCCTCTAGGTATAGAAATGCAGAATGAAGTTATAATGAAGCCTTATCAAATCAGTTCGAATCTGATGGTGGATACCCTGCCGGAAAACTCGGATGAATGCTTTATGGTGATGATTGATAGAAATGGAAAGTGGAACGTTTCCACTCTATTAAAAGGTTTTGCTGAAAATCTTTACGGATTTGCAAGCTCTTTTTCCAACACCGGTGATATTATCCTGATTGGAAAGTCCAAGCAGGGCATGGAAAAAGCTTTTGATGCGTTAAAGCGAAATAAAGGCGGCATTGTGGTTGTTGAGGAAGATGAAAAAGAAACGAAAGTCGATCTTGCTATTGGAGGAATGTTTTCCGATCTTCATTTTGAAGAAGGACTCGTGGAGCAGGAAGAACGGCTTCGAAACGTGCTGAAGGAAAAAGGCTACAAGTTTACAGATCCTGTTTACAGCCTGCTTTTCTTTTCAGCAACCCACCTCCCTTTTGTGCGTATAACGCAGAAAGGAATTATCGATGTTAAAAAGAAAAGGGTACTCTTTCCTGCGCTTATGCGTTAA
- a CDS encoding YkoF family thiamine/hydroxymethylpyrimidine-binding protein, with amino-acid sequence MQELSCGTSNIVGVRFAVYPMADDFVKIIKGALKETDTSKVWMETDDVTTCIRGRSEHVFDTAKAIFVHAAKTGTHVVFNGTFSVGCPGDSEGDSYMSEDSHRLNEQAVSGEKIDTAAHFSLYPMNNPDYMQVIADQVETAEKHGTFTKGVHYASRLDGDVSDVFTTLEEAFVRASETKNRAHVTMTAAISANSPSTKAK; translated from the coding sequence ATGCAGGAATTAAGCTGTGGAACAAGTAATATCGTAGGAGTGCGCTTTGCGGTGTATCCGATGGCAGACGATTTTGTGAAAATTATTAAAGGGGCTTTAAAAGAAACGGACACGTCGAAAGTGTGGATGGAAACAGATGATGTAACGACATGTATCCGTGGAAGAAGTGAGCACGTGTTTGATACAGCAAAAGCGATCTTTGTTCATGCTGCTAAAACCGGGACTCACGTTGTATTCAACGGAACGTTTTCCGTCGGCTGCCCGGGAGACAGTGAAGGAGATTCGTATATGTCGGAAGACAGTCATCGTCTTAACGAGCAGGCGGTGAGCGGGGAAAAAATAGACACCGCTGCTCATTTTTCCCTTTATCCGATGAATAATCCCGATTATATGCAGGTAATAGCCGATCAGGTGGAAACAGCCGAAAAACACGGGACATTTACGAAAGGAGTCCATTACGCCTCCCGTCTGGACGGAGACGTCAGCGATGTGTTTACGACGCTTGAAGAAGCGTTTGTAAGAGCCTCCGAAACAAAAAATCGGGCCCACGTGACGATGACCGCAGCCATTTCGGCAAATAGTCCGTCTACGAAGGCAAAATAG
- a CDS encoding ECF transporter S component — translation MLREWKLKEIVLMSVLGVVFAFIYLGFFFFGQGLRNVLTPFGLGPFGYEFIFGIWFIVSIIAAYIIRKRGAAFWSELIAGTVQVLIGSPAGPQLIISAAIQGLGAEAAFAATKWKNYTLPVLIAAGMSAALFSYAWGWFQSGLAALTPGLIAATLLVRLLSGALLAGVLGKWISDQLANTGVLRGYALGKESLKQRGRKAS, via the coding sequence ATGCTGAGGGAATGGAAATTAAAAGAGATTGTGCTGATGTCGGTTCTTGGAGTCGTTTTTGCATTTATTTATCTCGGCTTTTTCTTTTTCGGACAGGGGTTAAGAAACGTGTTAACCCCCTTTGGCCTGGGGCCGTTTGGATATGAATTTATTTTCGGGATCTGGTTTATCGTTTCGATCATCGCGGCATATATTATCCGTAAACGGGGAGCGGCATTCTGGTCGGAACTTATCGCCGGAACTGTGCAGGTGCTTATAGGAAGTCCAGCCGGCCCCCAGCTGATCATCTCTGCTGCCATTCAGGGCCTTGGTGCAGAAGCGGCTTTTGCAGCGACTAAATGGAAAAACTACACGCTGCCCGTGCTCATTGCTGCCGGTATGTCCGCTGCACTGTTCAGCTACGCGTGGGGATGGTTCCAGTCAGGTCTCGCAGCTCTTACGCCGGGATTAATCGCTGCCACTCTGCTCGTACGTCTGCTGAGCGGAGCGCTTCTGGCGGGTGTCCTCGGTAAGTGGATCAGTGATCAGCTTGCGAATACTGGTGTACTGAGAGGTTATGCATTAGGAAAGGAGAGTTTGAAGCAACGTGGCAGAAAAGCATCCTAA
- a CDS encoding SDR family oxidoreductase, with the protein MAKTIFITGAGTGLGKGTAIGLAKKGHKVIAGVEIISQVTSLREEAEKAGVSLEVIKLDVTDKRDQQLIEDYDYDVFVANAAIGEGGPISEIPVDRVRAVYETNVFSTLENAQIAAKKFVEKKQGKIIFLSSIVGIVAMPYLGAYSSSKHAIEAIAKTMRAELQEFGVQVATINPGPFETGFNDRMFEEKWKWYEQSENFTPENSIKKTEEILDEQYDPENMINKMVEVIESDSHPFRSAYPKETEETMKDFEKQMWEDKV; encoded by the coding sequence ATGGCAAAAACAATATTTATTACAGGAGCAGGAACAGGCCTTGGTAAAGGCACGGCAATCGGCCTTGCCAAAAAAGGTCATAAAGTAATCGCCGGCGTGGAAATCATTTCCCAGGTAACAAGTCTTCGGGAAGAAGCAGAAAAAGCCGGAGTCAGCCTCGAAGTCATAAAGCTCGATGTTACAGACAAACGGGACCAGCAGCTGATCGAAGATTATGACTACGACGTTTTTGTCGCAAATGCAGCGATTGGAGAAGGCGGACCGATTTCAGAGATCCCCGTAGACAGAGTAAGGGCTGTGTATGAAACGAATGTGTTCAGTACGTTGGAAAACGCGCAGATAGCTGCGAAAAAATTTGTGGAGAAAAAGCAGGGAAAAATTATTTTTCTAAGTTCGATTGTCGGTATTGTAGCAATGCCTTATCTTGGAGCTTACAGCTCTTCCAAGCACGCCATTGAAGCGATTGCGAAAACGATGCGGGCAGAGCTTCAAGAATTCGGAGTTCAGGTAGCGACGATTAACCCTGGACCGTTTGAAACGGGCTTTAACGACCGGATGTTTGAAGAAAAGTGGAAATGGTATGAGCAGAGTGAAAACTTCACGCCGGAAAATTCTATAAAAAAAACGGAAGAAATTCTGGATGAGCAGTATGATCCGGAAAACATGATCAATAAAATGGTGGAAGTCATTGAATCAGACAGTCACCCGTTCCGCAGTGCCTATCCTAAGGAAACAGAAGAAACGATGAAAGATTTTGAAAAGCAGATGTGGGAAGACAAAGTTTAA
- a CDS encoding DUF3048 domain-containing protein — MMGVSGRNIAAGTVMIALFSACSNDDENSTDNNSGGNSSSSAENTPVEENNSNAEAEEEIFTAPLTGLEAEEEELNHRAVGVMIENSISARPQTSLHEADIVYEVLSEGNITRLLAVFHSEKPEEIGPVRSARPYYINLNNGYGAVYAAAGGSPDAYDMIENGEVDYVSGLEYEGVHFYRSDERQAPHNMYTSFDRLAEAAEELGYEWENIPPEDLSFSEEEAEGLEADTVNISYGSSSNNVQYNYEEDLQGYVRSVGGEQINDLQTNEPVSPRNLLVVEAEHQVTDDSGRRFIDIEAGGGAYLLQDGSARELSWENQEGRLVPVENGEIVPFQPGKTWINIVEDMEEDVSLN; from the coding sequence ATGATGGGTGTTTCCGGCAGAAATATAGCTGCAGGAACAGTAATGATAGCTCTGTTCAGTGCATGCAGCAATGATGACGAAAACAGCACCGACAATAACAGCGGCGGGAACAGTTCCTCCTCCGCCGAAAATACTCCGGTTGAGGAAAACAACAGTAACGCTGAGGCGGAAGAAGAAATTTTTACTGCTCCACTTACCGGCTTGGAAGCAGAAGAGGAAGAGCTGAACCACAGAGCGGTTGGCGTGATGATTGAAAACTCCATTTCGGCACGGCCTCAGACGAGCCTTCATGAAGCGGATATAGTATATGAAGTCCTTTCAGAAGGAAACATAACTCGGCTTCTTGCTGTATTTCATAGTGAAAAACCGGAAGAAATTGGGCCGGTGCGAAGTGCACGCCCTTATTATATCAACTTAAATAACGGATACGGCGCCGTATACGCAGCTGCAGGTGGAAGCCCCGATGCCTATGATATGATCGAAAACGGCGAAGTCGATTATGTGAGCGGTCTGGAATACGAAGGGGTGCATTTTTACCGGTCGGATGAACGGCAGGCCCCGCATAACATGTACACAAGTTTTGACCGGCTGGCAGAGGCTGCAGAAGAACTGGGCTATGAGTGGGAAAATATACCGCCTGAAGATTTGAGTTTTTCTGAAGAGGAAGCGGAAGGGCTGGAGGCTGATACGGTTAATATTTCCTACGGAAGCAGTTCGAATAATGTGCAGTACAATTATGAAGAAGACCTTCAAGGGTATGTACGTTCTGTTGGAGGCGAACAAATCAACGATCTCCAGACGAATGAGCCGGTCTCACCGAGAAACCTGCTCGTCGTTGAAGCAGAGCATCAGGTAACCGACGATTCAGGACGGCGGTTTATAGATATTGAAGCGGGCGGCGGGGCCTACCTTCTGCAGGACGGGTCAGCCCGGGAACTATCGTGGGAAAACCAGGAGGGCCGGCTGGTTCCTGTGGAAAATGGGGAGATCGTGCCGTTTCAACCCGGAAAAACGTGGATAAATATTGTCGAGGATATGGAAGAGGATGTTTCGCTTAACTGA
- a CDS encoding N-formylglutamate amidohydrolase: MTTRRKKLPALISVPHGGTFIPEHLRSRCLLTDLDVALDGDTWTKQLFNFRGLTEEFLVMEAARIVVDLNREPTDRPPENPDGVVKTLTVTGKRIWEEDLTASETDELIHQWYEPYHEQLMNASLNPAVKIAFDCHTMLDVGPAKGKREWEARPLFCISNRGITGGEAGGETVTAEPELMQRLKELLEETFVEEADHTVPLVAVNEPFFGGFITRSHGKRSDIPWIQLEINRRLYLPETAGVLPSEAEVMRMNMLRNKLYEVFMQLTAEEVPAPVDEKSIS, encoded by the coding sequence ATGACTACCCGGAGAAAGAAGCTTCCGGCACTGATTTCTGTGCCTCACGGAGGAACGTTTATACCGGAACATCTGCGCAGCCGCTGCCTGCTTACCGATCTTGATGTGGCTCTGGACGGAGATACGTGGACGAAGCAGCTGTTCAATTTCCGCGGACTGACGGAAGAATTTCTCGTCATGGAGGCAGCCCGTATTGTTGTGGATTTGAATCGGGAACCGACGGACCGTCCGCCGGAAAACCCGGATGGTGTCGTAAAAACATTAACAGTTACCGGTAAGCGCATCTGGGAGGAAGATCTGACCGCCTCAGAAACTGATGAGCTGATCCATCAATGGTACGAGCCCTACCACGAACAATTGATGAACGCTTCCCTTAACCCGGCGGTTAAAATAGCTTTTGACTGTCATACAATGCTGGACGTTGGACCGGCTAAAGGAAAAAGAGAGTGGGAAGCGAGGCCGCTCTTTTGCATCAGTAACAGGGGAATAACGGGTGGAGAAGCCGGGGGGGAAACCGTTACGGCAGAACCAGAGCTGATGCAGCGGCTGAAGGAGCTTCTGGAAGAGACTTTTGTCGAAGAAGCGGATCATACCGTGCCGCTCGTGGCTGTGAATGAACCTTTTTTCGGAGGTTTTATTACCCGCTCGCATGGCAAACGCTCCGATATTCCGTGGATCCAGCTGGAAATCAACCGTAGATTGTATCTCCCTGAAACTGCCGGAGTTCTCCCTTCAGAAGCTGAAGTAATGAGAATGAACATGCTTCGAAATAAATTGTACGAGGTGTTTATGCAGCTGACTGCAGAAGAAGTGCCGGCACCGGTCGATGAGAAGTCTATTTCTTAA
- a CDS encoding energy-coupling factor transporter transmembrane component T family protein: MVSSINPALKGIAVLIPGILLSFSFDIFTPLVFLLFMVVFTFLFSGISIKKWLLFFSPFILLACGFAWMTMLYTSESFAGGDRLFSVWQFDVTTGAVMVGISLALRSLCFVSLSLLFILTTDSTKFMLSLMQQLKLPPKITFGILAGYRFLPAFRHEFQVLKQAHRIRGMGRAKGLKGRVQQFRRYAIPLMANAIRKAERVANAMESKGFTGSAERTHYHKMKIKGKDWAFFSVINGGLIITLALSYYLGYLNIFGFQFS, translated from the coding sequence ATGGTATCGTCGATTAACCCGGCTTTGAAGGGTATTGCCGTTCTCATACCCGGTATTCTGCTCAGCTTCAGCTTTGATATCTTCACTCCTCTCGTTTTTTTATTATTTATGGTTGTCTTCACCTTTTTGTTCAGCGGTATCTCTATAAAAAAGTGGCTGCTTTTCTTTTCACCATTTATTCTATTAGCCTGCGGATTTGCATGGATGACGATGCTTTATACGAGCGAATCGTTTGCCGGGGGTGATCGGCTGTTTTCTGTCTGGCAGTTTGATGTGACTACTGGTGCAGTCATGGTCGGAATAAGTCTTGCTTTACGGTCTCTCTGTTTTGTTTCGTTATCGCTGCTTTTTATCCTGACTACCGACTCAACGAAATTTATGCTCAGTCTCATGCAGCAGCTGAAACTGCCGCCGAAAATCACCTTTGGCATTCTGGCAGGATACAGGTTTCTTCCGGCTTTCCGCCACGAATTTCAGGTGCTGAAGCAGGCACACCGTATTCGAGGAATGGGAAGGGCAAAAGGATTAAAAGGGCGGGTTCAGCAGTTCCGCAGGTATGCGATTCCGTTGATGGCAAACGCGATTCGTAAAGCAGAGCGGGTTGCTAATGCTATGGAATCGAAAGGTTTTACGGGTTCTGCTGAACGGACACACTATCATAAGATGAAGATTAAAGGAAAAGACTGGGCTTTTTTCAGTGTGATAAACGGCGGTCTGATAATAACGTTAGCTCTTTCATATTATTTAGGGTATTTAAATATATTTGGGTTTCAGTTCAGTTGA
- a CDS encoding TIGR00730 family Rossman fold protein codes for MKRLAVYCGSSSGRTSLYEEESKKLGKALAERNIELVYGGGAVGMMGITANAALSDGGRVTGIMPKMLQEREIAHPMLTDLIIVNSMHDRKSMMADMADAFLILPGGAGTMEEFFEVFTWAQLGLHKKSIGILNVDEYYDPLLNMLDHMVREGFLHESYLSMLQIGRDSGKLIDTMQEYEPPSIERYVNEPDDNS; via the coding sequence ATGAAGCGACTAGCAGTTTATTGTGGATCAAGCAGCGGCAGAACCTCTCTTTATGAGGAAGAATCCAAAAAGCTTGGGAAAGCCCTTGCTGAGAGAAATATTGAACTGGTTTACGGCGGCGGTGCTGTTGGCATGATGGGAATTACCGCCAATGCCGCTCTTTCTGACGGCGGCCGGGTAACCGGCATTATGCCGAAAATGCTTCAGGAAAGAGAAATTGCCCACCCTATGCTGACTGACCTGATTATCGTTAACTCTATGCACGACCGGAAATCCATGATGGCCGACATGGCCGATGCCTTCCTGATTCTCCCAGGCGGTGCAGGTACGATGGAAGAGTTTTTCGAAGTGTTTACATGGGCACAGCTGGGGCTTCATAAAAAATCAATCGGGATCCTCAATGTGGATGAATACTACGATCCCCTTCTTAATATGCTTGATCATATGGTTCGTGAAGGCTTTCTTCATGAGAGCTACCTTTCCATGCTGCAAATTGGCCGGGATTCGGGGAAGCTCATTGATACGATGCAGGAATACGAACCTCCTTCGATCGAACGCTATGTGAACGAACCCGACGACAACTCATAG